The proteins below are encoded in one region of Polynucleobacter sp. AP-Elch-400A-B2:
- the hisF gene encoding imidazole glycerol phosphate synthase subunit HisF — protein sequence MLTKRIIPCLDVTAGRVVKGVNFVGLRDAGDPVEIAKRYNTQGADELTFLDITATSDGRDLILHIIEDVASQVFIPLTVGGGVRAVADVRRLLNAGADKVSMNSSAVANPDLVSDAAAYYGSQCIVVAIDAKKTEAGNWEVFTHGGRTATGMDVVAWASEVAKRGAGEILLTSMNRDGSKDGFDLELTAAVSDSVSVPVIASGGVGNLQHLVDGITKGHADAVLAASIFHYGEYTVGQAKEYMASQGIPVRI from the coding sequence GTGCTAACTAAGAGAATCATTCCCTGTCTTGATGTCACGGCAGGGCGTGTTGTGAAGGGTGTGAACTTTGTGGGTCTGCGCGATGCGGGTGATCCTGTAGAGATTGCTAAGCGCTATAACACCCAAGGTGCTGATGAGCTAACATTCTTGGACATTACTGCAACTTCTGATGGGCGCGATCTCATCTTGCACATTATTGAAGATGTTGCCTCCCAAGTATTCATTCCCTTGACTGTTGGTGGTGGTGTACGTGCAGTAGCAGATGTACGACGCTTGCTCAATGCGGGTGCTGATAAGGTCAGCATGAATTCTTCTGCAGTAGCGAATCCAGATTTAGTTTCGGATGCTGCGGCTTACTACGGATCGCAGTGCATCGTGGTTGCTATTGACGCTAAAAAAACTGAAGCAGGTAATTGGGAGGTGTTTACCCATGGCGGTAGAACCGCTACAGGAATGGATGTAGTTGCATGGGCTTCTGAAGTTGCTAAACGTGGTGCTGGAGAAATACTGCTCACCAGCATGAACCGTGACGGCAGTAAAGATGGTTTTGATCTCGAGCTCACTGCAGCAGTAAGTGATTCTGTAAGTGTTCCGGTAATTGCTTCTGGTGGTGTAGGAAATTTACAGCACTTAGTCGATGGCATTACTAAAGGCCATGCTGATGCCGTTCTCGCAGCAAGTATTTTTCACTACGGTGAATACACTGTTGGCCAGGCAAAAGAATATATGGCGAGCCAAGGAATTCCTGTCCGCATTTAA
- the hisI gene encoding phosphoribosyl-AMP cyclohydrolase, translating into MSDKTPNTNPEDVALLEAVTWNDQGLVPVIAQEVGSKDILMMAWMNRDALLATLRLGEAVYWTRSRQKLWHKGEESGHTQKVKEIRLDCDGDTIVLLVDQKDGIACHTGEHSCFFLRWDSGKSAWVDESKGHK; encoded by the coding sequence ATGTCAGATAAAACACCAAACACAAATCCAGAAGATGTAGCCCTATTAGAGGCGGTCACTTGGAATGATCAAGGCTTGGTTCCAGTGATTGCTCAAGAGGTCGGCAGTAAAGATATCTTGATGATGGCCTGGATGAATCGCGATGCTTTGCTGGCTACTTTGCGTTTAGGCGAGGCCGTGTACTGGACTCGCTCTAGACAGAAACTCTGGCACAAGGGTGAAGAATCTGGCCACACCCAAAAGGTGAAGGAAATTCGCCTCGATTGCGATGGCGATACGATTGTCTTATTGGTTGATCAAAAAGACGGTATTGCTTGCCATACAGGTGAGCACAGCTGCTTCTTTCTGCGCTGGGATTCTGGTAAATCTGCCTGGGTAGACGAGTCTAAGGGTCACAAATAA
- a CDS encoding histidine triad nucleotide-binding protein translates to MSHDPNCLFCKISQGLIPSQKVYEDEEIYAFKDINPAAPIHFLIIPKKHLPMLESAEVIDAPLLGRMMELAPRLAKEQGCRPGKDGGFRLVVNNGADGGQEVYHLHVHVMGGPRPWKK, encoded by the coding sequence ATGTCGCATGACCCAAATTGCCTATTTTGTAAGATTTCCCAGGGATTAATCCCATCCCAGAAGGTCTATGAGGATGAAGAAATCTACGCTTTTAAAGATATCAACCCAGCTGCCCCCATCCATTTTTTGATTATTCCTAAAAAACATCTACCCATGTTGGAGTCTGCTGAAGTGATCGATGCGCCATTGCTAGGTAGAATGATGGAATTAGCACCGCGTCTCGCCAAAGAGCAGGGTTGCCGTCCCGGAAAAGATGGCGGCTTTAGGTTGGTGGTGAACAATGGTGCAGATGGTGGGCAAGAGGTTTATCACTTACATGTGCATGTGATGGGCGGACCGCGCCCCTGGAAAAAATAA
- the tatB gene encoding Sec-independent protein translocase protein TatB, whose product MIDLGVSKLALIAVVALVVVGPERLPKVARMAGNLFSRAQRYMADVKSEVSRQMEVEEFKKLREESTSVLKEVESSLQSTVNEANANLSDQADIFENNFTRAPLDAKEVLSKSMRQGRQSWGVRRAARPVWFKRSTGMRTRVQSGAARMKRFHHSANK is encoded by the coding sequence ATGATTGATCTTGGAGTTTCAAAGCTTGCACTCATTGCAGTAGTTGCATTGGTGGTGGTTGGGCCCGAGCGTCTGCCAAAGGTTGCCCGCATGGCGGGAAATTTATTTAGTCGTGCGCAGCGCTATATGGCGGATGTGAAGTCAGAAGTCAGCCGCCAGATGGAAGTGGAAGAGTTCAAAAAGTTGCGTGAAGAAAGTACTTCAGTTTTAAAAGAGGTAGAAAGCAGTCTTCAGTCCACTGTCAACGAAGCAAATGCCAATCTCAGCGATCAAGCTGATATCTTTGAAAATAATTTCACCAGAGCCCCGCTGGATGCAAAAGAAGTATTGAGTAAATCGATGCGCCAGGGGCGTCAAAGTTGGGGTGTCAGACGTGCGGCTAGACCAGTTTGGTTCAAGCGCTCTACTGGTATGCGCACACGAGTTCAATCTGGTGCCGCTCGTATGAAGCGCTTTCACCATAGCGCTAATAAGTAA
- the hisB gene encoding imidazoleglycerol-phosphate dehydratase HisB — translation MRQADVTRNTSETKIQIAINLDGTGKAELASGVPFLDHMLDQIARHGMIDLKVVANGDTHIDDHHTVEDVGITLGQAFAKAVGDKAGITRYGHSYVPLDETLSRVVIDFSGRPGLEFNVPFTRARVGDFDVDLSIEFFRGFVNHAGVTLHIDNLRGINAHHQIETVFKAFGRALRMALELDPRASGVVPSTKGSL, via the coding sequence ATGCGGCAAGCCGACGTTACCCGAAACACTTCGGAAACCAAAATTCAAATTGCCATCAATTTAGATGGCACAGGTAAAGCTGAGCTAGCCTCTGGCGTACCCTTCCTAGACCACATGTTGGATCAAATTGCCCGTCACGGCATGATCGACCTGAAAGTAGTGGCAAATGGAGATACCCATATTGATGATCACCATACCGTTGAAGATGTAGGTATTACCTTGGGCCAAGCCTTTGCCAAGGCGGTTGGCGATAAAGCAGGTATTACCCGTTACGGCCATTCCTACGTTCCTTTGGATGAAACCCTTTCTCGCGTAGTGATCGACTTTTCTGGTCGTCCAGGGCTGGAGTTCAATGTGCCATTTACCCGCGCACGCGTGGGTGACTTTGACGTGGATCTCAGCATCGAGTTCTTCCGTGGTTTTGTAAACCATGCCGGAGTGACTCTGCACATCGATAACTTACGTGGCATTAATGCCCATCACCAGATTGAGACTGTTTTCAAGGCCTTTGGTCGTGCCTTGCGCATGGCTTTAGAGTTGGATCCACGTGCCTCTGGTGTTGTTCCTTCGACTAAGGGCAGCCTCTAA
- a CDS encoding type II toxin-antitoxin system Phd/YefM family antitoxin, whose amino-acid sequence MKLIPIIVDAFETKSHLEELFRKVGADRVVRITQHGKPVADLMPMLSNDMDLPTVAAQKMLFLMKGVSVQAEIDIKFLINAGRDI is encoded by the coding sequence ATGAAACTAATCCCTATCATCGTTGATGCTTTCGAAACAAAATCTCATCTCGAGGAACTATTCAGAAAGGTGGGTGCCGATCGGGTAGTTCGGATCACGCAACACGGCAAGCCGGTTGCAGATTTAATGCCAATGTTATCTAATGACATGGATTTACCCACAGTTGCCGCACAAAAAATGCTGTTTTTAATGAAGGGTGTATCAGTTCAGGCTGAGATTGACATCAAGTTCCTCATTAATGCCGGTAGAGACATCTAA
- the tatA gene encoding Sec-independent protein translocase subunit TatA, giving the protein MGSFSIWHWLIVLVIVMLVFGTKKLRNIGTDLGGAVKGFKDGMKTPESTEESQDKAKEQIQSASASAEKTVDVHAKDINK; this is encoded by the coding sequence ATGGGTTCATTTAGCATTTGGCATTGGTTAATTGTGTTGGTAATCGTGATGTTGGTATTTGGTACCAAAAAATTACGCAATATCGGTACAGACTTAGGTGGCGCTGTTAAAGGTTTTAAAGACGGCATGAAAACCCCTGAAAGCACTGAAGAGTCGCAAGATAAAGCCAAGGAACAAATTCAGAGCGCATCGGCATCTGCAGAAAAAACTGTGGATGTTCATGCTAAAGACATCAATAAGTAA
- a CDS encoding phosphoribosyl-ATP diphosphatase — translation MTSPEQNPTNLDSALAHLADVVDQRRDAFEAGKADPKTSYTALLFSKGDDGILKKIGEEATEAVMAAKDARNANLAPEQQKLLVGEMADLWFHCLIALSQFGLRPEDVIAELQHRLGTSGIEEKAARKAANKE, via the coding sequence ATGACTAGTCCAGAACAAAACCCTACTAATTTGGATTCCGCTCTGGCTCATTTAGCCGATGTGGTGGATCAGCGACGTGATGCCTTTGAGGCTGGAAAGGCTGATCCTAAGACCTCCTATACTGCTTTGCTCTTTTCTAAGGGTGATGATGGGATATTGAAAAAGATTGGTGAAGAGGCCACTGAGGCAGTGATGGCGGCTAAGGATGCCCGCAATGCTAATTTAGCCCCCGAGCAGCAAAAGCTTTTAGTGGGCGAGATGGCAGATCTTTGGTTCCATTGTTTAATTGCTTTGTCTCAATTTGGCTTGCGTCCAGAAGATGTGATTGCTGAGTTACAGCATCGTCTGGGCACCTCAGGCATCGAAGAAAAGGCCGCCAGAAAAGCGGCTAATAAGGAGTAA
- the hisA gene encoding 1-(5-phosphoribosyl)-5-[(5-phosphoribosylamino)methylideneamino]imidazole-4-carboxamide isomerase produces MLLIPAIDLKDGHCVRLEQGDMDKATVFSEDPGAMAAHWISKGARRLHLVDLNGAFAGKLKNESAIKSILKAVGDEIPVQLGGGIRDLETIERLLDDGISTVIIGTAAVKSPGFVQDACTAFPGQIMVGLDARDGKVATDGWSKITGHEVIDLAKKFEDYGVEAIIYTDIGRDGMMKGINMDATIKLAQAIRIPVIASGGLSNNQDLEALCEAEAEGIMGVIAGRSIYAGDLDLTAAQKYADELTLKFAKKIL; encoded by the coding sequence ATGCTGCTGATTCCCGCGATTGACTTAAAAGATGGCCACTGTGTTCGACTCGAACAGGGTGATATGGATAAAGCCACTGTGTTTTCTGAAGACCCAGGGGCGATGGCAGCGCATTGGATTAGCAAGGGTGCGCGTCGTTTACACCTCGTGGATTTAAATGGCGCATTTGCCGGAAAACTCAAAAATGAATCTGCCATCAAATCTATTTTGAAAGCAGTGGGCGATGAGATTCCAGTTCAGTTGGGTGGCGGTATTCGTGATCTAGAAACTATTGAACGTTTATTAGATGATGGTATTAGTACGGTGATCATTGGCACTGCGGCCGTGAAGAGTCCCGGCTTTGTGCAAGATGCATGTACTGCTTTCCCTGGCCAGATCATGGTGGGGCTAGATGCGCGTGATGGCAAAGTGGCAACCGATGGCTGGAGCAAGATTACGGGCCATGAAGTGATCGACCTTGCTAAGAAATTTGAAGATTACGGCGTTGAAGCCATCATCTATACCGACATTGGTCGTGATGGCATGATGAAGGGCATCAATATGGATGCAACTATTAAATTAGCGCAAGCGATTCGGATTCCGGTGATTGCTAGCGGTGGTTTATCTAATAACCAAGATCTGGAAGCCTTGTGTGAAGCTGAAGCCGAAGGCATTATGGGCGTCATTGCTGGGCGCTCAATTTACGCTGGTGATTTGGACTTAACTGCGGCGCAAAAATATGCTGATGAGTTAACGCTCAAGTTCGCTAAGAAAATTCTCTAG
- the hisH gene encoding imidazole glycerol phosphate synthase subunit HisH produces MAQTIAIVDYGMGNLRSVYQAFHHVAPDANVVIAHTPEEIISAERVVLPGQGAMPDCMRHLEESGLLETLLDAAKNKPLLGVCVGEQMLFDQSAEVRANPSSAWTPCLGLIPGEVRRFELTGKLQPDGSAYKVPHMGWNQVRQDRQHPLWNGIPDLTSFYFVHSYYVVPQRKEDIAGSTEYGDWFTSAVARDNIFATQFHPEKSAEYGLKLYKNFVSWQP; encoded by the coding sequence GTGGCGCAAACCATTGCGATCGTTGATTACGGAATGGGCAACCTGCGTTCCGTCTATCAGGCCTTTCATCATGTGGCACCAGATGCCAATGTTGTGATCGCGCATACCCCCGAAGAAATTATCTCCGCAGAGCGGGTAGTGCTTCCAGGGCAGGGCGCTATGCCTGATTGCATGAGGCACCTAGAAGAGTCGGGTTTATTGGAGACGTTGCTTGATGCCGCAAAAAATAAGCCTTTATTAGGTGTTTGTGTAGGAGAGCAGATGCTCTTTGATCAAAGCGCTGAAGTACGGGCGAATCCCAGTTCAGCCTGGACTCCTTGCTTGGGATTGATTCCGGGCGAAGTGCGACGTTTTGAGTTGACTGGAAAATTACAGCCAGATGGTTCTGCTTACAAGGTTCCCCATATGGGCTGGAATCAGGTTCGTCAGGATCGCCAGCATCCACTGTGGAATGGCATCCCAGATTTGACGAGCTTCTATTTTGTGCATAGTTACTATGTTGTGCCGCAGCGCAAAGAAGATATTGCAGGCTCAACTGAATATGGTGATTGGTTTACTTCTGCCGTTGCAAGGGATAATATTTTTGCAACGCAATTTCATCCAGAAAAAAGTGCAGAATACGGATTAAAGCTCTACAAAAATTTTGTTTCTTGGCAACCTTAA